One Vibrio sp. CDRSL-10 TSBA genomic region harbors:
- the kdsB gene encoding 3-deoxy-manno-octulosonate cytidylyltransferase, whose translation MSFTVVIPSRYQSTRLPGKPLADIGGKPMVQWVYEQAMQAGAERVIVATDDERVKSAVEAFGGTVCMTSADHQSGTERLAEVVQLMGIEDDHIIVNVQGDEPLIPPSIVRQVADNLAASSAPMATLAVEISDAEEVFNPNAVKVVTDKDGYALYFSRATIPWDRDNFAQDKNIVQPLMRHIGIYAYRAGFINTYINWQPSQLEKIESLEQLRVLWYGEKIHVAVALEAPPAGVDTPEDLAAVRKIVAG comes from the coding sequence ATGTCTTTTACGGTCGTTATTCCTTCCCGTTACCAGTCAACCCGCTTGCCGGGTAAACCGCTGGCTGACATTGGTGGTAAGCCGATGGTGCAGTGGGTTTACGAACAGGCAATGCAAGCTGGTGCGGAACGTGTCATTGTCGCAACAGACGATGAGCGGGTGAAAAGTGCCGTTGAAGCGTTTGGTGGTACGGTGTGCATGACCTCTGCTGACCATCAGTCAGGCACTGAGCGCCTGGCGGAAGTGGTGCAACTGATGGGTATCGAAGATGATCACATCATTGTTAATGTGCAGGGCGACGAGCCGCTGATCCCGCCGAGCATTGTGCGTCAGGTCGCGGATAATCTGGCCGCCAGCAGCGCGCCAATGGCCACGCTGGCAGTGGAAATCAGCGATGCTGAGGAAGTGTTTAATCCAAACGCGGTTAAAGTTGTCACTGACAAGGATGGCTATGCGCTGTATTTCAGCCGTGCCACGATTCCCTGGGATCGTGACAATTTCGCTCAGGACAAGAACATCGTTCAACCGCTGATGCGCCATATAGGTATTTATGCTTACCGTGCAGGTTTCATTAATACCTACATAAACTGGCAGCCGAGTCAGCTGGAAAAAATCGAAAGCCTCGAGCAGTTACGGGTGCTCTGGTACGGCGAAAAGATTCATGTCGCCGTGGCCCTGGAAGCACCTCCGGCGGGGGTTGATACTCCGGAAGATTTGGCCGCAGTACGCAAGATCGTTGCTGGTTGA
- the lpxK gene encoding tetraacyldisaccharide 4'-kinase: protein MIEKIWFHQHPMRYVLWPLLWPLSRVFGMISRSRRRDFESGKKKRYHAPIPVIVVGNITAGGNGKTPVVIWLVETLQKLGYKPGVVSRGYGAKAPRYPLLLQHTTPTAHCGDEPKLIQQRTGVPVAVDPVRANAVKALLDQDVDIVVTDDGLQHYALERDIEFVVVDGVRRFGNEQMIPLGPLRESLRRLKEVDFIITNGGEAQDGEIAMTLQADLAVNLVTKQQLPVSELGNVVAWAGIGHPPRFFNTLQQLGATPVVTHSFADHKNFDVSELKALAMRGDNVIMTEKDAVKCTGFAQDNWWYLPVSAHIAAEDEQCIVETIKEVMEQYGSPSA, encoded by the coding sequence ATGATCGAGAAAATTTGGTTCCACCAACACCCGATGCGATATGTATTGTGGCCGCTGTTGTGGCCACTGAGCCGGGTGTTCGGCATGATAAGCCGCTCACGTCGCCGCGACTTTGAATCGGGGAAGAAAAAGCGTTATCACGCGCCGATTCCTGTGATTGTGGTGGGTAACATTACCGCAGGTGGTAACGGTAAAACACCGGTGGTGATCTGGCTGGTGGAGACGTTGCAAAAGTTAGGCTACAAGCCGGGGGTGGTATCGCGCGGTTATGGTGCCAAAGCACCGCGTTATCCATTGCTGCTACAGCACACAACGCCGACCGCGCACTGCGGTGATGAACCTAAACTGATTCAGCAGCGTACCGGGGTGCCGGTCGCGGTCGATCCGGTGCGGGCCAACGCAGTGAAAGCCTTGTTGGACCAGGATGTGGATATTGTGGTGACCGATGATGGGCTGCAACATTATGCCCTGGAACGGGATATCGAATTTGTGGTTGTGGATGGCGTACGCCGGTTTGGCAATGAACAGATGATCCCTTTGGGGCCACTGCGCGAATCCTTGCGTCGCCTGAAAGAAGTGGATTTTATCATCACCAATGGCGGTGAAGCGCAGGATGGCGAAATTGCCATGACACTGCAGGCAGATTTGGCCGTCAATCTGGTGACCAAACAACAGTTGCCGGTGAGTGAACTGGGTAATGTAGTGGCCTGGGCCGGTATCGGTCATCCGCCCCGTTTTTTCAACACCTTGCAGCAACTGGGCGCAACGCCTGTAGTGACGCACAGTTTTGCCGACCATAAGAATTTTGATGTCTCCGAGCTCAAGGCGCTCGCCATGCGCGGAGACAACGTCATAATGACAGAAAAAGATGCCGTGAAATGCACCGGCTTTGCACAGGATAACTGGTGGTATCTGCCGGTATCTGCGCATATTGCAGCCGAAGATGAACAGTGCATTGTGGAAACTATTAAAGAGGTAATGGAACAGTATGGATCACCGTCTGCTTGA
- a CDS encoding MipA/OmpV family protein — protein MRLNSTSLSVAAAALLMATAAQAENSPWSVGMAAAYSPAVYKDTDSDRTVIPVIGYEGEHLFLRGFNAGYRLFPRGSEQNIIFRLAYDPRTLQPEDSDDAQIRQLDKRKSTVLGGVSYQLRTLAGVWEASFGGDVAGRHNGMYGELAWRMPFNFGNWGLTPSIGYSYNSSQLNNHLYGVSKAESDRTGLREFDAGWDGQYFIGASAYWQITQNIQVNGGIRYSNLDSKVSDSPVVGSSAATMGTVGIMYQF, from the coding sequence ATGCGATTAAACTCTACTTCGTTAAGCGTGGCTGCGGCTGCGCTGCTGATGGCAACAGCAGCTCAGGCCGAAAACTCTCCGTGGTCTGTAGGGATGGCGGCGGCGTACTCGCCAGCGGTTTATAAGGACACTGATTCGGATCGCACGGTTATCCCTGTGATTGGCTATGAAGGCGAACACCTGTTTTTGCGCGGCTTCAATGCTGGGTACCGTCTGTTCCCTCGCGGATCAGAGCAAAATATCATTTTCCGCCTTGCTTATGATCCTCGTACATTGCAGCCGGAAGATTCGGATGATGCGCAGATTCGCCAACTGGACAAACGTAAATCCACTGTACTCGGTGGGGTAAGCTATCAACTGCGTACCCTGGCGGGTGTATGGGAAGCGAGCTTTGGTGGTGACGTGGCCGGGCGTCATAATGGTATGTACGGTGAGCTTGCGTGGCGCATGCCATTTAATTTCGGCAACTGGGGCCTGACCCCGAGTATCGGTTACTCGTACAACTCCAGTCAGCTTAATAACCATTTGTACGGGGTGTCGAAAGCGGAATCAGACCGTACCGGGCTGAGAGAATTTGACGCCGGCTGGGACGGACAATACTTTATCGGTGCTTCCGCTTACTGGCAGATCACTCAGAATATTCAGGTTAACGGTGGTATCCGTTATTCGAATCTGGACAGCAAAGTGTCTGACAGTCCTGTGGTCGGTTCCAGTGCCGCGACCATGGGTACAGTCGGTATTATGTACCAGTTCTGA
- a CDS encoding PrkA family serine protein kinase, producing MSIFDHFQARYEAAKDEELSIQEFLALCKEDKSAYANAAERLLMAIGEPKLVDTSKDSRLSRIFSNRVISRYKTFEDFYGMEEAIEQIVSYLKHAAQGLEERKQILYLLGPVGGGKSSLAEKLKALMQQMPIYVLSANGKRSPVNDHPFCLFDVNEDGDLLQQEYGIEKRYLRSIMSPWAAKRLHEFGGDITKFKVVKVRPSILDQIAVAKTEPGDENNQDISSLVGKVDIRQLEHFSQDDPDAYSYSGALCRANQGLMEFVEMFKAPIKVLHPLLTATQEGNYNGTEGLSALPFDGMILAHSNESEWQTFRNNKNNEAFLDRVYIVKVPYCLRVSEEVKIYQKLLDHSELSNAPCAPSTLDLLAQFSVLSRLKAPENSSIFSKMRVYDGETLKDTDPKAKSYQEYRDYAGVDEGMAGLSTRFAFKILSRVFNFDQTEVAANPVHLFYVIEQQVEREQFPQETADRYLEFVKGYLVPRYVEFIGKEIQTAYLESYSEYGQNIFDRYVTYADFWIQDQEYRDPETGQLFDRSALNSELEKIEKTAGISNPKDFRNEIVNFVLRARANNNGQNPVWTSYEKLRTVIEKKMFSNTEELLPVISFNAKTSSEDQKKHDNFVARMMEKGYTEKQVRLLSEWYLRVRKSS from the coding sequence ATGAGTATTTTTGACCACTTTCAGGCACGCTATGAAGCAGCCAAGGACGAAGAGCTTTCCATTCAGGAATTTCTGGCTCTGTGTAAAGAAGACAAAAGTGCTTACGCCAATGCTGCCGAGCGCTTACTGATGGCCATTGGCGAACCCAAGCTTGTGGATACGTCCAAAGACTCTCGCCTGAGCCGAATTTTCTCCAACCGGGTCATTTCGCGCTATAAAACGTTCGAAGATTTCTACGGTATGGAAGAGGCAATTGAACAAATCGTTTCTTACCTGAAACACGCGGCCCAGGGCCTGGAAGAACGCAAACAAATCCTGTACTTACTCGGTCCGGTGGGCGGTGGTAAGTCATCGCTGGCTGAAAAACTGAAAGCATTGATGCAACAAATGCCTATCTACGTTTTGTCCGCCAACGGTAAACGCAGCCCGGTCAACGACCACCCGTTCTGTCTGTTCGACGTCAACGAAGACGGCGACCTGTTGCAACAAGAGTATGGTATCGAAAAACGTTACCTGCGCTCAATTATGTCACCTTGGGCGGCGAAGCGTCTGCATGAGTTTGGCGGCGACATCACCAAATTTAAAGTGGTCAAAGTACGCCCTTCTATCCTGGATCAAATTGCAGTAGCGAAAACCGAACCAGGTGATGAAAACAACCAGGACATCTCATCTCTGGTCGGTAAAGTCGACATTCGTCAACTTGAGCACTTCTCACAAGACGATCCTGATGCCTACAGCTACTCAGGTGCTCTGTGTCGTGCCAACCAGGGTTTGATGGAATTCGTTGAGATGTTCAAAGCGCCAATTAAGGTGCTGCACCCGTTGCTGACCGCAACTCAGGAAGGCAACTATAACGGTACAGAGGGTTTGTCTGCGCTACCGTTTGACGGCATGATTCTGGCTCACTCCAATGAATCAGAATGGCAGACTTTCCGTAACAACAAAAACAACGAGGCATTCCTCGACCGGGTTTACATCGTCAAAGTACCATACTGTCTGCGCGTTTCTGAAGAGGTAAAAATTTATCAGAAACTGCTCGATCACAGTGAGCTGTCCAACGCGCCGTGCGCGCCAAGCACTTTAGATCTGCTCGCTCAGTTCAGTGTACTGTCACGTCTGAAAGCACCGGAAAACTCATCCATATTCTCGAAAATGCGGGTATATGATGGTGAAACCCTGAAAGATACCGACCCGAAAGCGAAAAGCTACCAGGAGTATCGCGATTACGCAGGTGTTGACGAAGGTATGGCCGGTCTGTCGACCCGATTCGCCTTTAAGATCCTGTCGCGCGTATTCAACTTCGACCAGACCGAAGTCGCAGCTAACCCGGTACATCTGTTCTACGTGATAGAACAACAGGTGGAACGTGAGCAGTTCCCGCAGGAAACCGCTGATCGCTACCTGGAATTTGTCAAAGGTTATCTGGTACCGCGTTATGTCGAGTTCATCGGCAAAGAGATTCAGACCGCTTATCTTGAGTCTTACTCCGAATACGGTCAGAACATTTTCGACCGCTACGTCACGTATGCTGATTTCTGGATTCAGGATCAGGAATACCGAGATCCGGAAACCGGCCAACTGTTCGACCGCTCAGCGCTGAACAGTGAACTGGAAAAAATTGAAAAAACCGCCGGTATCAGTAATCCGAAGGATTTCCGTAATGAGATCGTTAACTTCGTATTGCGTGCCCGCGCCAACAACAATGGCCAGAATCCGGTTTGGACCAGTTACGAAAAACTGCGTACGGTCATTGAGAAAAAAATGTTCTCCAATACCGAAGAGTTACTTCCTGTTATCTCTTTCAATGCGAAAACCTCTTCTGAAGATCAGAAAAAACACGACAACTTTGTCGCTCGTATGATGGAGAAAGGCTATACAGAGAAGCAAGTACGCTTGCTGTCTGAGTGGTATTTACGCGTGCGTAAATCCTCTTAA
- a CDS encoding DNA internalization-related competence protein ComEC/Rec2 — protein MTLFSNYWTLASFSLTILSAPYWPWMPGWGVALLCLALCFAALTLPQWTGRLRGVGGIAFAVLVIITHAQLVRSQSNTIFQAGQDITIKGEVDSFFKQITYGYEGSVVVRSINGQVLPKYQYPTIRLVSPVPLYPGDDFEFSVTVKPVYGRLNQVGFDLESFYFSQGWVARATVQRASSFRIVSNASWRSELYQQVRAWTEHSQAQGLVLALTFGERDLISDQQWLSLRDSGLIHLVAISGLHIGMAFGIGYLLGLPLMRIHRHLLWSPMLLGACLALGYAWLAGFTIPTQRALIMCWLNVALTVSRVTVTAPQRLLLTLAVVLLLAPFSSLSRSFWLSFLAVGIVLYHVCDAASQRPWWQKLLYSQFSLTLLMLPVSAFFFAGFSLSSALYNLVFIPWFTLVIVPGLFMALLLSQILPDSVWLWDWVDISFIPLDYALDWVGPSWVSLSQTSSLVLLSGLVLWVIREVFSRRLLLAIGALFAAHWLSIPNKDDWRVDVLDVGHGLAVMIERHDHYLLYDTASSWPGGSFARSLIEPLLVYRRARKLDGVIISHTDNDHAGGLADIIERLQPGWIIGSQQNPDWLACTKGQRWQWQGLELTALWPPAQVSRADNLHSCVIRIEDKTFGHSLLLSGDVTAVGEWLLSREPSAVASDVMIVPHHGSQTSSSSGLIGRVQPEIAIASLAKGNQWHLPHPRVVARYQAAGAQWVDTGASGQVSLIYRAQTRHLSTMRQSTASTWYRQMLRKEVE, from the coding sequence ATGACTCTCTTTTCGAATTACTGGACGCTCGCTTCGTTCTCGCTCACCATACTGTCAGCGCCTTACTGGCCGTGGATGCCGGGATGGGGCGTTGCACTTTTATGCCTTGCATTGTGCTTTGCTGCTCTTACTCTGCCACAATGGACGGGCAGATTGAGAGGAGTGGGAGGGATTGCGTTCGCCGTGCTGGTTATCATAACACATGCACAGTTAGTGAGATCTCAATCCAACACTATTTTTCAAGCAGGGCAAGATATTACCATAAAAGGCGAAGTTGACAGCTTTTTTAAACAAATTACTTACGGATATGAAGGAAGTGTGGTAGTCAGATCAATAAATGGTCAAGTTCTGCCTAAGTACCAATATCCAACTATACGCTTAGTATCGCCCGTGCCGCTTTATCCGGGCGATGATTTTGAATTTTCTGTGACGGTAAAGCCTGTGTACGGCCGCCTGAATCAAGTCGGTTTTGACCTCGAATCTTTCTATTTTAGTCAGGGCTGGGTTGCGCGGGCAACGGTGCAACGGGCGTCCTCATTTCGTATCGTGTCTAATGCCAGTTGGCGCTCAGAACTCTATCAGCAAGTAAGGGCATGGACGGAACATAGTCAGGCTCAAGGCCTGGTGCTGGCACTGACATTTGGCGAGCGTGACCTGATTTCAGATCAGCAGTGGCTCTCTCTGCGTGACAGCGGCCTGATTCATCTGGTGGCGATTTCCGGGTTACATATCGGTATGGCATTTGGCATCGGTTATCTGCTTGGCCTGCCTCTGATGCGTATTCATCGCCATCTGTTGTGGAGCCCGATGTTACTTGGTGCTTGCCTGGCTCTGGGTTATGCGTGGCTGGCCGGTTTTACCATTCCCACCCAACGTGCACTTATTATGTGCTGGCTGAACGTAGCGCTGACGGTCAGCCGGGTTACTGTCACTGCGCCGCAGCGTCTGTTGCTCACTTTGGCTGTGGTTTTACTGCTGGCGCCGTTCTCTTCCCTCAGTCGCAGTTTCTGGTTATCGTTTCTCGCGGTCGGGATTGTGCTTTATCACGTGTGTGACGCGGCTTCGCAGCGTCCCTGGTGGCAAAAGCTGCTTTATAGCCAGTTCAGTCTTACGTTGCTGATGTTGCCGGTTTCCGCGTTTTTCTTCGCCGGATTCAGTCTCAGCTCGGCCCTGTATAATCTGGTGTTTATTCCCTGGTTTACTCTGGTGATTGTGCCCGGACTATTTATGGCGTTACTGCTGAGTCAGATACTACCTGACAGCGTTTGGCTCTGGGATTGGGTTGATATCAGTTTTATCCCGCTCGATTATGCTTTGGATTGGGTTGGTCCGAGCTGGGTTTCGCTCAGCCAAACCAGCAGCTTAGTGCTGCTGAGCGGCCTCGTGCTGTGGGTCATACGTGAAGTGTTCAGTCGCCGTCTGCTGCTGGCCATCGGTGCGCTGTTTGCGGCTCACTGGTTGTCGATACCGAATAAGGACGACTGGCGGGTTGATGTGCTGGATGTTGGGCATGGCCTGGCGGTGATGATAGAGCGCCATGACCACTATCTGTTGTATGACACTGCAAGCAGCTGGCCGGGTGGCAGTTTCGCCCGTAGCCTGATTGAACCGTTATTGGTGTACCGGCGGGCCAGGAAACTTGATGGGGTGATTATTAGTCATACTGATAACGATCACGCCGGCGGTCTGGCCGATATTATTGAGCGTTTGCAGCCGGGCTGGATCATTGGCAGTCAGCAGAACCCTGACTGGCTGGCTTGCACTAAAGGGCAGCGCTGGCAGTGGCAGGGGCTGGAACTCACCGCCTTGTGGCCTCCTGCGCAAGTCTCGCGGGCGGACAATCTTCACTCCTGTGTGATACGGATTGAAGATAAAACATTCGGTCACTCACTGCTGTTGTCCGGTGATGTGACGGCAGTCGGTGAGTGGTTACTTAGTCGCGAGCCTTCTGCGGTGGCGAGTGATGTGATGATCGTTCCACATCACGGCAGCCAGACCTCTTCCAGCTCAGGCTTAATTGGCAGGGTTCAACCTGAGATTGCGATTGCGTCACTGGCTAAAGGTAACCAATGGCATCTGCCTCATCCGCGCGTGGTCGCCCGCTATCAGGCGGCTGGTGCGCAATGGGTTGATACCGGCGCGAGCGGCCAGGTTTCATTGATATATCGAGCACAAACTCGTCACTTATCGACCATGCGCCAAAGTACAGCTTCGACTTGGTATAGGCAGATGCTGCGTAAAGAGGTAGAATGA
- a CDS encoding YfbU family protein has translation MEMTNAQRLILSNQYQLMSQLDPANAAQYKRLRTIVERGYELQMCELNKEFGCLSEAQCREVIDIMEMYHAMQESHNLLKDAERADVDKRRLNFLGFDLAAEASLVNYVRFLVNSEGLYPQFDKGDHHFNSQVPMLDKYRRMLVTWRTCPRQYHLSAAELRQIVNA, from the coding sequence ATGGAAATGACTAACGCACAACGTCTTATCCTGTCTAACCAGTACCAGTTAATGTCTCAGCTCGATCCGGCCAATGCCGCTCAATACAAACGTCTGCGCACCATTGTAGAACGTGGTTACGAGCTGCAGATGTGTGAACTCAATAAAGAGTTCGGATGCCTGTCTGAAGCTCAATGTCGCGAAGTCATCGACATTATGGAGATGTACCACGCGATGCAGGAATCCCACAATCTGCTCAAAGATGCCGAACGCGCTGACGTGGATAAGCGTCGCCTGAACTTCCTTGGCTTTGATCTCGCCGCCGAAGCATCGTTGGTCAATTATGTGCGCTTTCTGGTCAATTCAGAAGGACTGTACCCACAATTTGACAAAGGCGATCACCACTTTAACAGCCAGGTACCGATGTTGGACAAATATCGTCGTATGCTGGTGACATGGCGTACCTGCCCGCGTCAGTACCATTTATCAGCGGCTGAACTGCGTCAAATCGTCAATGCCTGA
- a CDS encoding YeaH/YhbH family protein yields MAQFIDRRLNGKNKSAVNRQRFLRRYKEQIKESVADAVNRRSITNTETGEDVSIPNRDIKEPSFHQGKGGHRERVHPGNDQFTRGDKIERPKSGQGGGSGEGEASPDGEGQDDFVFQISKDEYLDILFEDLELPNLEKNQLNKITEWKNHRSGFQTAGVPANIAIVRSLQQSLARRTAMTAGKRRLMRELELELDRIQNSEPAQLLEERRIKQEIDDLRKKIDSVPFIDTFDLRFKNYEKRPVPSSQAVMFCLMDVSGSMDQATKDIAKRFYVLLYLFLTRTYENVEVVFIRHHTQAKEVDEHEFFYSQETGGTIVSSALKLMDEIIRERYPLGEWNIYGAQASDGDNWADDSPRCKELLTNKLLPCCQYYAYIEITRRSHQTLWHEYEKLQPSFGNFAMKNIRSVEDIFPVFRELFHKETA; encoded by the coding sequence ATGGCGCAGTTTATCGACAGAAGGTTGAACGGTAAGAACAAGAGCGCAGTCAACAGACAGCGTTTCTTACGCCGTTACAAGGAGCAGATTAAGGAATCGGTAGCCGATGCCGTTAATCGTCGCTCAATCACCAATACCGAAACCGGTGAAGATGTCTCGATTCCGAACCGTGACATCAAAGAGCCATCTTTCCATCAAGGTAAAGGCGGGCACAGAGAACGCGTTCACCCCGGCAATGACCAGTTCACCCGCGGTGACAAAATTGAACGGCCAAAAAGTGGACAGGGAGGCGGTTCGGGTGAGGGTGAAGCCAGCCCGGACGGCGAAGGTCAGGACGATTTTGTATTTCAGATTTCCAAAGATGAGTATCTCGATATTCTGTTTGAAGATCTGGAACTGCCTAACCTTGAAAAAAACCAACTCAACAAGATCACCGAGTGGAAAAATCATCGCTCCGGTTTCCAGACAGCCGGTGTACCGGCCAATATCGCTATCGTGCGGTCACTGCAGCAATCGCTGGCCCGTCGTACTGCGATGACAGCAGGCAAACGCCGTTTGATGCGTGAGCTGGAGCTGGAGCTGGACCGGATTCAAAACAGTGAACCGGCACAGCTGCTTGAAGAGCGTCGCATCAAGCAGGAGATCGACGATCTGCGCAAGAAAATCGACAGCGTCCCGTTCATTGATACTTTCGATTTGCGCTTTAAGAACTATGAAAAACGCCCGGTCCCCTCTAGCCAGGCAGTGATGTTCTGTTTAATGGACGTGTCCGGCTCAATGGATCAGGCGACCAAAGATATCGCCAAACGTTTTTATGTTCTGCTCTATCTGTTCCTGACCAGAACCTATGAAAACGTGGAAGTAGTGTTTATTCGCCACCACACTCAGGCAAAAGAAGTCGATGAACATGAGTTTTTCTACTCACAGGAAACCGGCGGTACCATCGTCTCCAGCGCGCTGAAACTGATGGATGAAATCATCCGGGAACGCTATCCGCTTGGTGAATGGAACATCTATGGCGCTCAGGCCTCGGACGGCGATAACTGGGCCGATGACTCGCCGCGCTGTAAAGAGCTGCTGACCAATAAGCTGTTACCGTGTTGTCAGTATTACGCTTACATCGAGATCACGCGTCGTTCACATCAGACACTTTGGCACGAGTACGAAAAACTCCAGCCTTCATTTGGTAATTTTGCCATGAAAAATATCCGCAGTGTGGAAGACATTTTCCCTGTGTTCAGAGAATTGTTCCACAAGGAAACGGCATAA
- a CDS encoding Trm112 family protein, translating to MDHRLLEIVACPVCKGKLTYDKDNQELICKLDRLAYPIKEGIPVLLETEARTMSMDEGR from the coding sequence ATGGATCACCGTCTGCTTGAGATTGTCGCTTGCCCGGTATGTAAAGGCAAACTGACTTACGATAAAGATAATCAGGAACTGATTTGCAAATTAGACCGCCTGGCTTATCCAATCAAAGAGGGCATCCCGGTCCTGCTTGAAACTGAAGCGCGCACCATGTCGATGGATGAGGGACGCTAA